AGACATGTATTGGGGCCAGCGCCCTCATCAATATTAAATTTGGCGGCGCCTGCTGAAAGGTCTTTAATAGGCCTTCTTGAAGACAAATCTTACTACTATATCTCCAAGTCTGTCTTTAATAGGCCTTCTTAAGACTAACCTCAAACCTCTCTGGCAAATCTCCAAAATTGTCTTTAATATGCCTTCATATGAATAAAAACTCTCTATAATCCACCTACTTTCTAACCATCATCCCCCTTATGAAGGCCTAATCTCTCCAGAAACCTTTCTTTTTTGGTCTTCATCCCCCTTATGAAGGACTAATCTCTCCGGCATCCTTTCTTTTTTGGCCTTCATCAACCTTATGAAGGACTAATCTCTCCAGCATCCTTTCTCTTTTGGTCTTCATCCCCCTTTTGAAGGACTAATCTCTCCGGCATCCTTTCTTTTTTGGCCTTCATCACCTTTATGAAGGACTAATCTCTCCGGCATCCTTTCTTTTTTGGCCTTCATCACCTTTATGAAGGACTAATCTCTCCGGCATCCTTTCTTTTTTGGCCTTCATCAACCTTATGAAGGACTAATCTCTCCAGCATCCTTTCTCTTTTGGCCTTCATCAACCTTATGAAGGACTAATCTCTCCGGCATCCTTTCTTTTTTGGCCTTCATCAACCTTATGAAGGACTAATCTCTCCGGCATCCTTTCTTTTTTGGCCTTCATCAACCTTATGAAGGACTAATCTCTCCGGCATCCTTTCTTTTTGGCCTTCATCAACCTTATGAAGGACTAATCTCTCCGGCATCCTTTCTCTTTTGGCCTTCATCACCTTTTGAAGGACAAATTTCTCCGGGAATCCAACTATTCGCTCGAAAAGAAGTTCGTCGGGAATCAGCTCTCCACCCTTCTGATTCGATTTTTGTCAATTTTTCAACTCTTGTTGGAAATTAACTTATTTCCCAGCTGTTTATAGTAAAATTCTTTTGAAGTTTCATCGAATGATAAAGAAAATATCATAACCGTAATCCCCCATTTGCCTCTGTATATTAAGAGGAGCTAGAAACAGTGACCTTTATTAAGAGTGGCAATATGGCCATAAAATTCCGTTAAGTGAAAATATTTTTAAATACTAAAAAGGGTTGAGAAAAAATGAAATATAAAGGCAGGATAGTGACATTCTTTTTGGTATTAGGGATTAATTCTATTCATATGGCTTATTACTATTTTCGAGATGGTTTCATAAGTGGGATGGAGTATATAGGATTACCTTTTTTGATCATACTTTCTTTGTGGTTAGGGCGGCAATATGATCTTGCAAAGTTTCTTTCTGAAAAAGATGCTCTAACCGGGATATATAATAGAAGATACGTTGAGGGCATTTTTTTTAAAATTAAAGCTGCGGCTGATCGAAAAGGACATGGGATTGCCGTTCTCTTCATTGACGTCAATAACTTTAAAACAATCAACGATCATTTTGGACACAAAGTGGGAGATACTCTTTTAAAATCTATTTCCAGCCAATTGAAAAAAAGTAGCCGGAATACGGATATCGTTGCCCGTTGGGGCGGGGATGAATTCATCATACTCTCCCCTAGTACCTTGAAAAAAGACAACACACATGAATTGGGGGAGCGAATACACCAGAATCTAAAAATGATCTCAACAACCAATTTAGAAATTAGTGTATCAATCGGCACTGCCATATACCCTAGTGAAGGAAACAGACTCGATGATATATTAAAAATAGCGGATGAAAAAATGTATAATATGAAAATCCGGCTTAATGCTTAATGCTGAAACACAGCAAATTTCCGGAAATTAAAACAAAAAGTTTGAAGACCTCTACTTAAATGCGGAGAATTTTATGAGCTTTTGCTTAAAAATGACGTGTGAAATCCGCACGTCATTTTTTAACGAACGAATACTTCGACATCTCCCCTTTTTTATCAAAAACAAATGTTAAACATTCAATATTCATATGAAATCGAGGCAAAACGACTAAAATCCGCTTCTAAAAATGCATTTTGGACAATAAGACGGATACGTTTAGGTTTAAAATCTCCCCAAAAGTGAAATTGTGCAGTTCGCTCAAGCGATGTAAACCCGATATGGTAGAAGTAACCCGGGAATACAAGGTAAAGCGCGCTTTCTAAAAAGGAATTTTCTAATGGAAAGCTTTGAGCAGTTAGTCGAACAGTACATACCAATGATCCACAAAATCATCCACTCACTAAACATCTACAAAAACAAAGAAGAATTTTACCAATTGGGGCTTATCGCCCTTTGGGAAGCAAGCAAACGCTATGACCCAAAAAAAGGAAAACTTGCAAGCTATGTTTACATGTATATCAAAGGATATTTGCTCATGGAATTGAAGAAAATCAACAAGAATTCAGAAAGAAGTTTTTACCCAAAAGAGGAATTCTGGGGAGCTATCGAAGACCACTCCTCCTGCTGCCCTTTTGAAAAAGAAACTTTACTCTCCTATTGTACAAACTTAACACCTAACCAAACAAAATGGGCAATCTATACCGCCCTATATGGCTTATCAGCAAGGGAGATTGCTGATATGGAAAAGGTATCTATCTCTGCAGTTAAAAGCTGGCGAACAGGGGCACGGGAAAAAATAAAGGGATTGGTAATGGAGTGAAATTTGGAATCAAGGAAAATTTTACTCCAATAAATATTTTTACACTTGGAGCAGTTCCCCTAAAAAATAGGTACTAATGCCCTATAAACCGCTTTCATTTTGAATTATAATATTCTGTAAATAGCAGTGAAAATGGTTACAATTCAACAGATCCGCATGTTACTGATTCGATCAGGCAGGGCGACACTAATAAAAGGGAGCATCCCTTTTGTTAGTGTTCCCCTGCCTTTTTTGATGTTGGCATTTCTACAAGTTACACAGTTTGAATAAGCTTTATGCTTTTTCAATATTTTTAAAAGATTTAATTGAAGCGGAAGGGGGATTTTAGACAATAAAAAATCTTAGTACGATTTTTTGAGAGAAAACAAAATTTGAAAGAAGAGGTGGCAAAGTTGGCAAAAAGAAAATTGTTTTCTAAGGCTATCATTTCAGTTTGTTTAGTAACCGGACTAGTCCTTCCCCTAGACATTCAAAAGACGAGTGCGCAGGAAGGAAATGAAAAATACGTGTTTACCGTTTCTCCTACCCCGAAATCGATTGAAGAAACAGGGAATGGCTTCCCACTTAATCCAACAGTTGGATTGGTTACTGAAAATGGAACAGATCAATCGGCAATTGAAGAAGTAAAAGCCGCTCTAAAAAAAGCAGGCGTTAAAACAATTGTCGAGAGTAACATAAAGGCTCCCCTTCTTAATGCTCCCGTGATTATCTGGCTAGGGGAATTTTCAGATGAAGCAGAGTTAAAAGTTATTAAGGATAGTAGTGGACTTGATGATTTGACTTTAACAAAGAAAGAAGAGTATGTAGTCACTTCAACACATGGAAAAGAAAGTAAAAAGCATATTGTGATTTCAGGGAAAGATGGAACCGGTACATATTATGGTACCAAGACATTCAAACAAATGATTATCGAACGAGAAGGAACCGATTGGATTCCTGAAGTCGAAATCCACGACTGGCCAACAATGCCGATACGAGGAGCGATTGAAGGTTTTTATGGCGAACCGTGGTCACATGAAGATCGCTTAAGTCAATTGAATTTTTACGGCGAGCATAAAATGAATAGCTATATTTATGCGCCAAAAGATGATCCATACCATCGTGATAAGTGGAAGGAACCCTATCCTCAAGAAAAAATAAAAGAAATTGAGCAGCTTGTAAAGACTGCACATAAAAACCATGTCACCTTCACCTTTGCAATTTCACCAGGGAATACAATCACTTATTCAAGCGATGCTGACCTGCAGGCTTTAATCAACAAGGCCCAAGCAATGTGGGACGTCGGAGTTAGATCATTTGCCTTGTTCCTTGATGATATTGACCCAAATCTTCGCTCACCAGAGGACCGGGCCATGTTTGGCAAGGATGCAAACCCGCCTGCAGCTGCACAAGCCTATTTATTAAATCGTTTTAATGATCAGTTTATCAAAAAACATGAAGGGGCAGAGCGTTTAATTACCGTGCCAACAGATTATTATCAAGCGGGTACTACCCCTTATCGAAAAA
The DNA window shown above is from Neobacillus sp. WH10 and carries:
- a CDS encoding GGDEF domain-containing protein, whose translation is MKYKGRIVTFFLVLGINSIHMAYYYFRDGFISGMEYIGLPFLIILSLWLGRQYDLAKFLSEKDALTGIYNRRYVEGIFFKIKAAADRKGHGIAVLFIDVNNFKTINDHFGHKVGDTLLKSISSQLKKSSRNTDIVARWGGDEFIILSPSTLKKDNTHELGERIHQNLKMISTTNLEISVSIGTAIYPSEGNRLDDILKIADEKMYNMKIRLNA
- a CDS encoding sigma-70 family RNA polymerase sigma factor, whose amino-acid sequence is MESFEQLVEQYIPMIHKIIHSLNIYKNKEEFYQLGLIALWEASKRYDPKKGKLASYVYMYIKGYLLMELKKINKNSERSFYPKEEFWGAIEDHSSCCPFEKETLLSYCTNLTPNQTKWAIYTALYGLSAREIADMEKVSISAVKSWRTGAREKIKGLVME